One window of the Shewanella maritima genome contains the following:
- the elbB gene encoding isoprenoid biosynthesis glyoxalase ElbB, whose translation MKKVAVLLSGSGVFDGAEIHESVLTLLAVVKAGASYQCFAPDIAQLHVVNHLTGEVDEGASRNVLVEAARIARGEIKDVTNLELEEFDALIVPGGFGAAKNLCNFALNGKDCTIAPQVEQFIREFALASKPVGMMCIAPVMVPLIYGENVQATIGTDIDTAAAVNQMGATHVDANVDEIVVDEANKLVTTPAYMLATNIAEANEGIEKLVKQVISMA comes from the coding sequence ATGAAAAAGGTAGCAGTTTTACTAAGTGGTAGCGGTGTTTTTGATGGGGCAGAAATTCATGAAAGCGTTCTGACGCTACTGGCAGTGGTTAAAGCTGGCGCAAGTTATCAGTGTTTTGCCCCTGACATTGCTCAGCTACACGTAGTGAATCATTTAACCGGCGAGGTTGATGAAGGCGCTTCACGTAACGTGCTAGTTGAGGCTGCTCGCATTGCTCGTGGTGAAATTAAAGATGTGACTAACCTAGAGCTTGAAGAGTTCGATGCACTGATTGTGCCTGGCGGCTTTGGCGCAGCGAAAAACCTATGTAACTTTGCCTTAAACGGCAAAGACTGCACGATCGCTCCACAAGTGGAGCAGTTTATTCGAGAGTTTGCTTTAGCTAGCAAACCTGTAGGCATGATGTGTATTGCGCCAGTAATGGTGCCACTTATTTACGGTGAGAATGTGCAAGCAACCATAGGTACAGATATTGATACTGCCGCTGCTGTGAATCAAATGGGCGCGACACATGTGGATGCAAACGTTGATGAGATTGTTGTGGATGAAGCAAACAAGTTAGTGACAACACCTGCCTACATGTTGGCGACTAATATAGCCGAGGCGAATGAGGGAATCGAAAAATTAGTCAAACAAGTGATCAGCATGGCTTAG
- a CDS encoding glycosyltransferase family 9 protein, with amino-acid sequence MERILVVRVDKLGDFCHSLPAISLLKRSLPDAQIDVIVSPIIEPLAKQFDFIDNLLIYRKDDPQLVDTIKQRNYQAALIMHSHKHMAQVVKQANIPYRLGQRRKWFQYLYTHRAPLNRSACLKPEWRYCTDHIEYFLCKHHIPPADIHQRLWDIAEQKPQWQEFYGKTNYELMVFIHPGSGGSEGSLSPAQFVDIADNLAQKCQHKLKFVVTFGPGEEQLADTVAKQLQDKQHDALPAKPIKDIAEFSRSLVAADVMIAGSTGPLHVASLHNAITVGFYPHESRDDKIRWQTLSDDYKRLSFSPPMGKSTGANLALVDTKLAGTKAAEKINALYGDN; translated from the coding sequence ATTAAAACGCTCACTTCCTGATGCGCAAATTGACGTTATTGTGTCGCCGATTATTGAGCCATTGGCTAAGCAGTTTGATTTTATAGACAACCTGTTGATTTACCGTAAAGACGACCCTCAACTAGTTGATACGATTAAACAAAGAAACTATCAAGCAGCTTTGATCATGCATAGCCATAAGCATATGGCGCAAGTTGTTAAGCAAGCGAATATTCCTTACCGCCTAGGCCAACGTCGCAAGTGGTTTCAGTACCTTTATACCCACAGAGCACCATTAAATCGCAGTGCCTGCCTAAAACCAGAATGGCGCTACTGTACTGATCATATTGAGTACTTCTTATGTAAGCACCATATCCCGCCTGCCGACATCCACCAAAGGCTGTGGGATATCGCTGAGCAAAAGCCGCAGTGGCAAGAATTCTATGGCAAAACCAATTATGAACTGATGGTATTTATCCACCCAGGAAGTGGCGGCTCAGAAGGCTCATTATCGCCCGCTCAGTTTGTCGACATTGCCGACAATCTAGCGCAAAAATGCCAACACAAACTCAAATTTGTAGTCACATTTGGCCCAGGCGAAGAGCAACTTGCTGATACCGTAGCCAAGCAACTGCAAGACAAGCAGCATGATGCCTTACCAGCTAAACCCATTAAAGATATCGCCGAATTCTCACGCTCACTGGTCGCCGCCGATGTGATGATTGCTGGCTCAACTGGGCCACTGCACGTTGCGAGTCTACACAATGCGATTACGGTTGGCTTCTATCCCCATGAGTCTCGTGACGATAAGATCCGTTGGCAAACTTTAAGTGACGACTACAAGCGCCTGTCATTTTCACCGCCTATGGGTAAGAGTACTGGGGCGAACCTAGCTTTAGTCGACACTAAACTTGCAGGCACTAAAGCCGCTGAAAAAATCAATGCTTTATATGGTGACAACTAG